A genomic region of Mycobacterium sp. Aquia_213 contains the following coding sequences:
- a CDS encoding SDR family oxidoreductase, with the protein MTIVDRLRYDGKRALVVGGATGMGAAAAKSAAELGAEVIVMDYAPVSFDVAKYIQVDLRDPASIDAAIEQLDGPVHALFSAAGVADGATDLLKINFIGHRHLIDRLLEKNQLPSGSAICFISSVAGMGWENDLELLTDFLATPDYAAAVAWSQARESEGIIHYGTSKKIVNAYVATQGLPLLKKGIRINAICPGPTDTPLAQANADLWLTFAQDYREETGSKVHTPEQMGDVMAFLNSAAAFGVNGITVLVDYGHTMASLTNAYPPGKPIIDIIMGRVKL; encoded by the coding sequence ATGACCATTGTCGATCGGTTGCGCTACGACGGCAAGCGCGCTCTCGTTGTCGGTGGCGCGACTGGCATGGGCGCCGCGGCGGCCAAGTCAGCGGCCGAGCTTGGTGCCGAAGTCATCGTGATGGATTACGCGCCGGTGAGCTTTGACGTAGCCAAGTACATCCAGGTCGACCTGCGCGACCCCGCGTCGATCGACGCCGCGATCGAGCAGCTGGACGGTCCCGTCCACGCCCTCTTCTCGGCGGCCGGTGTTGCCGACGGCGCGACCGACCTGCTGAAGATCAACTTCATCGGGCACCGCCACCTCATCGACCGGTTACTGGAAAAGAACCAGCTGCCGTCCGGCTCGGCGATTTGCTTCATCTCCTCGGTCGCCGGCATGGGCTGGGAGAACGACCTGGAACTGCTGACCGACTTTTTGGCCACACCGGACTACGCGGCGGCCGTGGCCTGGTCGCAGGCGCGCGAGTCGGAAGGCATCATCCACTACGGCACCAGCAAGAAGATCGTCAACGCCTACGTGGCGACCCAGGGCCTGCCGCTGCTGAAGAAGGGCATTCGCATCAACGCGATTTGCCCGGGCCCGACCGACACCCCGCTGGCCCAGGCCAATGCCGACCTGTGGCTCACCTTTGCCCAGGACTACCGCGAGGAGACCGGCTCCAAGGTGCACACGCCCGAGCAGATGGGCGACGTGATGGCGTTCCTCAACAGTGCCGCGGCCTTCGGCGTCAACGGGATCACGGTGCTGGTGGATTACGGCCACACGATGGCGTCGCTGACCAACGCTTACCCCCCGGGCAAGCCGATCATCGACATCATCATGGGGCGCGTCAAGCTCTAA
- a CDS encoding TetR/AcrR family transcriptional regulator: MAKAETLAKGKRATADRLDQAGNDDSGTRRTEILQTAASLIASSGLRTSLQEIADAAGILPGSLYHHFESKEAILIELIRRYQDDLHRIGETAQARLDDADSRPAAEKIVALGSAVANCAVHHRAALQMSFYEGPSADPELMNLTRQQSLAVQEAMVQTLRAGRWSGYVKPDIDLPTLADRICQTMLQVGLDVMRHNSAPDQVAELLCRIILQGLAARPPTDAALDRSNAFAAASAVIESWADDSDADPSDKAAHVRAVARTEFGRKGYEATTIRDIASAAGLGTGTVYRVIGSKDELLDSIMISFGQKVEAGWVSVLRSDSTPIEKLDALSWINVNALDRFSDEFRIQLAWMRQSPPTANPGWSYPTRLRQMKSLLSEGIRAGEIRIEAPSTAMLARCVIGLQWIPENILREIGKRAALVHTRDTVLRGAAVRGK, encoded by the coding sequence ATGGCCAAAGCCGAAACCTTGGCTAAGGGCAAGCGGGCGACGGCCGATCGTCTGGATCAGGCCGGCAACGACGACTCCGGGACACGCCGCACCGAGATCCTGCAGACCGCCGCGTCTTTGATCGCATCCTCGGGATTGCGAACCTCGTTGCAGGAGATCGCCGACGCGGCGGGGATTCTGCCCGGAAGCCTGTATCACCACTTCGAATCCAAAGAAGCGATCCTGATCGAGCTGATCCGCCGCTATCAGGACGATCTGCACCGCATCGGGGAAACCGCCCAGGCGAGACTCGACGACGCCGATTCGCGACCGGCCGCCGAGAAAATCGTCGCGCTGGGATCGGCGGTCGCCAACTGCGCGGTGCACCACCGGGCAGCGCTGCAGATGTCGTTCTACGAGGGACCCAGCGCGGACCCCGAATTGATGAACCTGACCCGGCAGCAGTCTCTCGCGGTGCAAGAGGCGATGGTGCAAACGCTGCGCGCCGGCAGGTGGAGCGGCTACGTCAAGCCCGACATCGATCTCCCCACGCTGGCCGACCGCATCTGTCAGACCATGCTGCAGGTCGGGCTCGACGTGATGCGCCACAACTCTGCGCCCGACCAGGTCGCCGAGCTGCTGTGCCGAATCATCTTGCAGGGGTTGGCGGCCCGCCCACCCACCGATGCGGCATTGGATCGGTCCAACGCCTTTGCGGCCGCCAGCGCGGTCATCGAATCGTGGGCCGACGACAGCGACGCCGATCCCAGCGACAAGGCTGCCCACGTCCGTGCGGTGGCACGAACCGAATTCGGCCGCAAGGGTTATGAGGCCACCACGATCCGCGACATCGCGTCGGCCGCGGGTCTTGGCACCGGCACCGTCTATCGGGTGATCGGCTCCAAGGACGAACTTCTCGACTCGATCATGATTTCGTTCGGGCAGAAGGTTGAGGCCGGGTGGGTCAGCGTGCTGCGCTCGGATTCCACCCCCATCGAGAAGCTGGATGCGCTGAGCTGGATCAACGTCAATGCGCTGGACCGCTTCTCCGACGAATTCCGGATTCAGCTGGCGTGGATGCGGCAATCGCCGCCGACTGCCAATCCGGGCTGGTCGTATCCCACGCGCCTGCGGCAGATGAAATCGCTGCTCTCCGAAGGCATCCGCGCCGGCGAGATCCGCATCGAGGCTCCCTCCACCGCGATGCTGGCGCGCTGCGTCATCGGCCTGCAGTGGATACCGGAGAACATTCTGCGCGAGATCGGCAAGCGCGCGGCGTTGGTGCACACCCGCGACACCGTCTTGCGCGGTGCCGCCGTCCGCGGCAAGTAA